From a region of the Microterricola gilva genome:
- the panD gene encoding aspartate 1-decarboxylase gives MLRTMLSGKIHRATVTHADLDYVGSITIDRDLLDAAGILPGEQVAVVDVTNGARLETYTISGERGSGVVGINGAAAHLVHPGDIVIVIAYGQMPSDEALVFEPRVVHVDAANRTIAVGSDAAESLVAGLQRPPHA, from the coding sequence GTGCTCAGAACAATGCTCAGCGGCAAGATCCACCGTGCGACCGTCACCCACGCCGACCTCGACTACGTCGGCTCGATCACGATCGATCGCGATCTGCTCGACGCGGCCGGCATCCTGCCAGGTGAGCAGGTGGCCGTCGTCGACGTCACGAATGGCGCACGGCTGGAGACCTACACGATCTCGGGCGAGCGCGGCAGCGGCGTCGTCGGCATCAATGGCGCTGCCGCCCACCTCGTGCACCCCGGCGACATCGTGATCGTCATCGCATACGGCCAGATGCCGAGCGACGAGGCGCTCGTCTTCGAGCCGCGTGTCGTGCACGTCGATGCCGCGAACCGGACCATCGCGGTGGGCTCGGATGCCGCGGAATCTCTCGTGGCCGGGCTGCAGCGCCCGCCGCACGCGTAG
- a CDS encoding ABC transporter ATP-binding protein, giving the protein MPIGVPIEFAGVTKRFGAVNAVNDLSFTVEPGRVTGFLGPNGAGKTTSLRMLLGLVKPTSGTATFGGVPYRKLPSPLTTVGAALEAASFHPGRTARNHLGVYAKAAGLDTARVDIVLEKVGLAEYGNRRVGGYSLGMRQRLGLAGTLLGDPGVLVLDEPINGLDPEGIKWIRTFLRELAAEGRTVLVSSHLLSEVQQSVDEVVIIARGQLVHRGPLSSLDNEKAPHVVADSPNREALASALGAAGLEYTIGRGGLLVAASDPAQVGSIAFAAGVEISALHRQKAGLEDSFLALVSNEAEGDAR; this is encoded by the coding sequence ATGCCCATCGGAGTGCCCATCGAGTTCGCCGGGGTGACCAAGCGCTTCGGCGCGGTCAACGCCGTCAACGACCTCTCGTTCACCGTCGAGCCCGGCCGGGTCACCGGCTTCCTTGGACCAAACGGTGCAGGCAAGACGACGAGCCTGCGCATGCTGCTCGGCCTCGTGAAGCCGACCAGCGGAACGGCCACCTTCGGTGGCGTGCCGTACCGCAAGCTGCCGAGCCCGCTGACGACCGTCGGTGCGGCGCTCGAGGCCGCGAGCTTCCACCCCGGTCGCACGGCGCGCAATCACCTCGGTGTCTACGCGAAGGCGGCAGGACTCGACACGGCGCGCGTGGACATCGTGCTCGAGAAGGTCGGCCTGGCCGAATACGGCAACCGCCGCGTCGGCGGCTACTCGCTCGGCATGCGGCAGCGCCTCGGCCTCGCCGGCACCCTGCTCGGCGACCCGGGCGTGCTGGTGCTCGACGAGCCGATCAACGGCCTCGACCCCGAGGGCATCAAGTGGATCCGCACGTTCCTGCGGGAACTCGCGGCAGAGGGCCGCACCGTGCTGGTGAGCTCGCACCTGCTCAGCGAGGTGCAGCAGAGCGTGGACGAGGTCGTGATCATCGCCCGCGGGCAACTCGTCCACCGTGGACCGCTCTCCAGTCTCGACAACGAGAAGGCCCCGCACGTCGTCGCCGACTCGCCGAACCGCGAGGCCCTCGCGTCCGCCCTCGGAGCCGCCGGCCTCGAGTACACGATCGGGCGCGGCGGGCTGCTCGTCGCGGCATCCGACCCCGCCCAGGTCGGCAGCATCGCCTTCGCCGCCGGCGTCGAGATCAGCGCGCTGCACCGACAGAAGGCCGGCCTGGAGGATTCCTTCCTCGCGCTTGTCTCCAACGAGGCGGAAGGGGACGCACGATGA
- a CDS encoding ABC transporter permease: MTFLNALSAEFAKLFTTRLWWILALTLFLYVGAMAGGLGALFGWAASNADASASAGVSPLPEGLNLHAVIYSMATTIGYVFPVLLGAFAVTGEFRHQTLTPTFLATPRRGIVLSAKVLSMLIVGAGLGVVAWLATVGLGAAALGAFDLETGLGAEDSWTMIARGVLAMALWAAVGVGLGTLVPSQVAALIIVIAFTQFVEPTLRLAASFNEVTASIARFLPGAASDALVGASFYSIATPGGGSEALLWWQGGIILLAIAIAATVGGYFTSWRRDVT; the protein is encoded by the coding sequence ATGACATTCCTGAATGCACTCTCCGCCGAGTTCGCGAAGCTCTTCACCACCCGCCTGTGGTGGATCCTGGCGCTCACCCTGTTCCTCTACGTCGGCGCCATGGCCGGCGGGCTCGGCGCACTGTTCGGCTGGGCGGCATCCAACGCGGATGCCAGCGCATCGGCCGGGGTCTCCCCCCTGCCGGAAGGCCTCAACCTGCACGCCGTGATCTACAGCATGGCGACCACGATCGGCTACGTCTTCCCCGTGCTGCTCGGCGCCTTCGCGGTGACCGGTGAGTTCCGACACCAGACACTCACGCCGACGTTCCTGGCGACGCCCCGCCGCGGCATCGTGCTCTCGGCCAAGGTGCTGTCGATGCTGATCGTCGGTGCCGGGCTCGGTGTCGTCGCGTGGCTTGCGACGGTTGGGCTCGGTGCCGCGGCGCTCGGAGCCTTCGATCTTGAGACCGGGCTCGGTGCGGAGGACAGCTGGACGATGATCGCCCGCGGCGTGCTCGCCATGGCGCTCTGGGCCGCCGTCGGCGTCGGCCTCGGCACGCTGGTTCCCAGCCAGGTCGCCGCGCTCATCATCGTGATCGCGTTCACCCAGTTCGTCGAACCGACGCTGCGTCTCGCCGCCTCATTCAACGAGGTCACGGCGAGCATCGCCCGTTTCCTGCCCGGCGCGGCCAGCGATGCCCTCGTCGGCGCGAGCTTCTACTCGATCGCCACGCCGGGTGGCGGAAGCGAGGCGCTGCTGTGGTGGCAGGGCGGGATCATCCTGCTCGCCATCGCAATTGCCGCGACCGTCGGCGGCTACTTCACGAGCTGGCGCCGCGACGTCACGTGA
- a CDS encoding MDR family oxidoreductase, which translates to MSSQFRAIVVDEVSGENGEAAARRRGVLRTLDDDFFSAAGDDDRPLPSTATGVSIDVSYSSINYKDGLAVAGRPGVVRRLPLIAGIDVVGTVTASGDPRWAPGDSVVLNGAGLGESRHGGLSERTVVDGASLLRLPSAISPRRAAALGTAGFTAMLAVMALERQGIGPRSGEILVTGAAGGVGSVAVMLLSRAGYSVTAASGRAATEGDYLRALGAATVIDRAELLQPGKPLQSTRWAGAIDSLGGTSLATVLAQISYGGSVASCGLAAGAELPSTVLPFILRGVNLLGVNSVDAPIALREAAWLRLAGEAQLARLDELSTEIGLSAVPETAEAILAGTVRGRTIVNVRA; encoded by the coding sequence ATGAGCAGCCAATTCCGGGCGATTGTTGTCGATGAGGTTTCCGGGGAGAACGGCGAGGCGGCCGCGCGACGGCGTGGCGTGCTGCGCACCCTCGACGATGACTTCTTCAGCGCGGCCGGCGATGACGACCGCCCGCTGCCGAGCACGGCGACGGGCGTCAGCATCGACGTCAGCTACTCCAGCATCAACTACAAGGACGGCCTCGCGGTCGCCGGGCGGCCTGGCGTCGTGCGACGCCTGCCCCTCATCGCCGGCATCGACGTCGTCGGAACCGTGACGGCCAGCGGCGACCCCCGCTGGGCGCCTGGCGACAGCGTCGTGCTGAACGGGGCCGGGCTCGGTGAGAGCCGGCACGGCGGGCTCAGTGAGCGCACCGTCGTCGACGGCGCTTCGCTGCTGCGCCTGCCGAGCGCGATCAGCCCGCGCAGGGCCGCCGCCCTCGGCACGGCGGGCTTCACGGCCATGCTCGCGGTCATGGCCCTGGAGCGGCAGGGCATCGGCCCGCGCTCCGGTGAGATCCTGGTGACGGGCGCGGCCGGCGGCGTCGGATCGGTTGCGGTGATGCTGCTCTCCCGAGCCGGCTACAGCGTGACGGCGGCATCCGGCAGGGCGGCGACGGAGGGCGACTACCTGCGCGCACTCGGGGCGGCGACCGTGATCGACCGCGCCGAGCTCCTCCAGCCGGGCAAGCCGCTGCAGAGCACGCGGTGGGCCGGAGCCATCGATTCGCTCGGCGGAACGAGCCTGGCCACGGTGCTCGCCCAGATCAGCTACGGCGGCTCCGTTGCAAGCTGCGGCCTCGCCGCCGGTGCCGAGCTGCCGTCGACGGTGCTGCCATTCATCCTGCGCGGCGTCAACCTGCTCGGCGTGAACTCCGTCGACGCACCCATCGCGCTCCGCGAGGCGGCATGGCTGCGCTTGGCCGGCGAGGCGCAGCTCGCGCGCCTCGACGAGCTCAGCACCGAGATCGGACTCTCCGCGGTGCCGGAGACCGCGGAGGCGATCCTGGCCGGAACGGTGCGCGGTCGCACGATCGTGAACGTGCGCGCCTGA
- a CDS encoding winged helix DNA-binding domain-containing protein, protein MTAQLTRTEAIARRMHSHALWNPIAESPGGIVAHFTAMQAQEYGYALWATAQRMTNRPDAASLAAAVDAGDILRTHVLRPTWHFVAPAEARWLLELTAPRVQRINAPYLRRNGLDSATLNRALALIETELAGGRHRSRAQLQEHLARSGLAFGGMAMGLVMMEAELTRRVISGTTLGTARSYALFDERVPTADTAFDRERALSTLVARFIATRGPVTLKDFAVWSGLTLRDAKDGLAVANDREPDRFTAVGVEDFACWWAEPGTVATAPAVPRVDLVQGYDEYVMSYFPSKTLMQPPEYKPTAEFGRLLHTVLIDGVMAGQWKHVLRARDVTVQIATLRVFTAAEREATEQAAHRYGRFLGVPAAVEWLGATPK, encoded by the coding sequence ATGACGGCGCAGCTCACCCGCACGGAGGCGATCGCCCGCCGCATGCACAGCCATGCGCTGTGGAATCCCATCGCCGAGAGCCCGGGTGGCATCGTGGCGCACTTCACGGCCATGCAGGCGCAGGAGTACGGCTACGCACTCTGGGCGACGGCCCAGCGCATGACGAACCGGCCGGATGCCGCGAGCCTCGCCGCCGCCGTGGACGCCGGCGACATCCTGCGCACCCACGTACTGCGACCGACCTGGCACTTCGTTGCCCCTGCCGAGGCACGCTGGCTGCTGGAGCTGACCGCGCCGCGCGTGCAGCGCATCAACGCGCCGTACCTCCGGCGGAACGGCCTCGACTCTGCGACGCTGAACCGAGCCCTCGCGCTCATCGAGACCGAGCTCGCCGGGGGGCGACACCGCAGTCGCGCGCAGCTCCAGGAACATCTCGCGCGGTCGGGGCTCGCGTTCGGCGGCATGGCAATGGGCCTCGTGATGATGGAGGCGGAACTGACGCGGCGGGTGATCAGCGGCACGACGCTCGGCACAGCGCGGAGCTACGCGCTCTTCGACGAGCGCGTGCCGACGGCCGACACCGCATTCGACCGCGAACGGGCGCTCTCAACGCTGGTGGCTCGCTTCATCGCCACGCGGGGGCCGGTCACGCTCAAAGACTTTGCCGTGTGGAGCGGGCTCACGCTGCGTGACGCCAAGGATGGGCTCGCCGTTGCCAACGACAGGGAACCCGATCGGTTCACCGCGGTTGGGGTCGAGGACTTCGCGTGCTGGTGGGCGGAGCCAGGCACCGTCGCCACGGCGCCGGCAGTCCCGCGGGTGGATCTGGTGCAGGGCTATGACGAGTATGTGATGTCGTATTTCCCGAGCAAGACGCTCATGCAGCCACCGGAATATAAGCCGACCGCGGAGTTCGGTCGGCTGCTGCACACGGTGCTGATCGACGGGGTGATGGCCGGCCAGTGGAAGCACGTGCTCCGTGCCCGCGACGTGACGGTGCAGATCGCGACGCTGCGTGTATTCACCGCCGCCGAGCGCGAGGCAACAGAGCAGGCCGCGCATCGCTACGGCCGCTTCCTCGGCGTGCCCGCAGCCGTCGAGTGGTTGGGCGCCACTCCGAAGTAA
- the hemL gene encoding glutamate-1-semialdehyde 2,1-aminomutase — MSSNESLFERAQAAIPGGVNSPVRAFRSVGGTPLFLVEASGAYVTDSAGREYVDLVASWGPAILGHAHPQVVKVVQDAAARGLSFGASTPAETELAELIEQRVAPVQKVRLVSTGTEATMTAIRLARGYTGRELLVKFAGHYHGHSDGLLAAAGSGLATLALPGSAGVTAATAAQTLVLPYNDLEAVRAAFATHGPNIAAVITEAAAANMGVVAPDPGFNAALAEIVHANGSLLIMDEVLTGFRVGSAGYWGLENPFTESYAPDLFTFGKVIGGGLPVAALGGRAEVMDYLAPLGPVYQAGTLSGNPVAVAAGLETLRLADDAVYAQLNASALLISESVSAALAAEGVAHHVQRAGNLFSFVFGEHLSHGARNYDEVLTQESYRYPAFFQSMLGNGVSLPPSVFEAWFVTAAHDERAITRILDALPDAARAAAAAQPVLVD, encoded by the coding sequence ATGAGCAGCAATGAGAGTCTTTTCGAGCGCGCGCAGGCCGCGATCCCCGGAGGGGTGAACTCCCCGGTCCGGGCATTCCGCTCCGTCGGTGGCACGCCGCTCTTCCTCGTCGAGGCGTCGGGTGCATACGTCACCGACTCGGCCGGGCGCGAATACGTCGACCTCGTCGCGAGCTGGGGCCCTGCGATCCTCGGCCACGCGCACCCCCAGGTGGTCAAGGTCGTTCAGGATGCCGCCGCCCGCGGCCTCTCCTTCGGAGCCAGCACCCCGGCGGAGACCGAGCTGGCCGAACTCATCGAGCAGCGTGTCGCCCCCGTGCAGAAGGTGCGTCTCGTCTCCACCGGCACCGAGGCCACGATGACGGCGATCCGGTTGGCGCGCGGCTACACCGGCCGTGAGCTCCTCGTGAAGTTCGCCGGACACTACCACGGACACTCCGACGGACTTCTGGCCGCCGCGGGTTCCGGACTGGCCACCCTCGCACTGCCTGGATCGGCCGGCGTCACGGCGGCCACGGCCGCGCAGACCCTCGTGCTGCCGTACAACGACCTCGAGGCGGTCCGCGCGGCGTTTGCGACGCACGGGCCCAACATCGCCGCCGTGATCACCGAGGCCGCCGCCGCGAACATGGGTGTCGTCGCCCCCGACCCCGGGTTCAACGCCGCCCTCGCCGAGATCGTGCACGCCAACGGCTCCCTCCTCATCATGGACGAGGTACTCACCGGATTCCGGGTCGGCAGCGCGGGCTACTGGGGCCTCGAGAACCCGTTCACCGAGAGCTACGCACCCGACCTCTTCACCTTCGGCAAGGTCATCGGCGGCGGGCTGCCCGTCGCCGCGCTCGGTGGCCGCGCCGAGGTCATGGACTACCTCGCCCCGCTCGGACCGGTCTACCAGGCCGGCACGCTCTCGGGGAACCCGGTCGCCGTGGCCGCCGGCCTCGAGACGCTGCGCCTCGCCGACGACGCCGTCTACGCGCAGCTGAATGCGAGCGCACTGCTCATTTCAGAGTCGGTCTCGGCCGCGCTGGCCGCCGAGGGCGTCGCGCACCACGTGCAGCGGGCGGGCAACCTGTTCAGCTTCGTCTTCGGCGAGCACCTCTCACATGGTGCCCGCAACTATGACGAGGTGCTGACGCAGGAGTCCTATCGGTACCCGGCCTTCTTCCAGTCGATGCTGGGCAACGGTGTCTCGCTACCTCCTTCGGTATTCGAGGCGTGGTTCGTCACCGCGGCGCACGACGAGCGCGCGATCACGCGCATCCTCGACGCGCTGCCGGATGCCGCTCGCGCCGCCGCCGCCGCGCAGCCCGTTCTCGTCGACTGA
- the hemB gene encoding porphobilinogen synthase yields MTVTPRIRPRRLRTTPAIRRIASETRLHPGQLVLPIFVREGGGPVPISSMPGVVQHTLESVKGAVADAAAAGVGGVMLFGVPEHRDATGTGATDPQGILNLATRVVADEVGDALVVQTDLCLDEFTDHGHCGVLDVRGRIDNDATLERYREMALVQAASGSELLGLSGMMDGQVAAVREALDGAGFVDTAVLAYSAKYASAFYGPFRDAVESTLDGDRRSYQLNPSNRREGLREAMLDIEEGADIVMVKPAGSYLDVLADVAAASDIPVWAYQVSGEYAMIEAAAMHGWIDRKRAVHESVLGIHRAGADVVLTYWATELAGWLNTGDVA; encoded by the coding sequence GTGACTGTTACTCCCCGTATTCGTCCACGCCGCCTGCGCACCACCCCCGCGATCAGGCGCATCGCCTCCGAGACCCGGCTTCACCCCGGCCAGCTCGTGCTCCCGATCTTCGTCCGCGAGGGCGGCGGTCCCGTCCCCATCTCCTCGATGCCCGGAGTGGTGCAGCACACGCTGGAGAGCGTGAAGGGCGCCGTTGCGGATGCCGCGGCCGCCGGCGTCGGCGGCGTCATGCTGTTCGGCGTGCCAGAGCACCGCGACGCGACGGGTACGGGAGCGACAGATCCGCAGGGCATCCTGAACCTCGCGACACGCGTCGTCGCCGATGAGGTCGGCGACGCCCTCGTCGTGCAGACGGACCTCTGCCTGGATGAGTTCACCGACCACGGGCACTGCGGTGTTCTCGACGTGCGCGGCCGCATCGACAACGACGCGACGCTCGAACGCTATCGCGAGATGGCGCTCGTGCAGGCGGCATCCGGCTCCGAACTGCTCGGCCTCTCCGGGATGATGGACGGCCAGGTCGCCGCGGTGCGCGAGGCCCTCGACGGAGCGGGTTTCGTCGACACCGCCGTCCTCGCCTACTCGGCCAAGTACGCCTCGGCGTTCTACGGCCCGTTCCGCGACGCCGTGGAGTCGACCCTCGACGGCGATCGCCGCAGCTACCAGCTCAACCCCAGTAACCGCCGTGAGGGGTTACGCGAGGCGATGCTCGACATCGAGGAGGGCGCGGACATCGTCATGGTGAAGCCGGCAGGCAGCTACCTCGACGTGCTCGCCGACGTCGCCGCCGCCAGTGATATTCCCGTTTGGGCATATCAAGTGTCCGGCGAGTACGCGATGATCGAGGCCGCCGCGATGCACGGGTGGATCGACCGCAAGCGTGCCGTGCACGAATCGGTGCTCGGCATCCACCGTGCCGGCGCCGACGTTGTGCTCACCTACTGGGCAACCGAACTGGCCGGATGGCTGAACACTGGAGATGTCGCATGA
- a CDS encoding prenyltransferase has protein sequence MRSDAAVRRGVLRQLVTASRPLSWINTAFPFAAAYYLSTGEVNAALVVGSVFFLIPYNLAMYGINDVFDYASDVANPRKGGVEGALLDTAMHRTTLVVAGALCAPFIVVLCALGSPASWLVLAVSLFAVAAYSVPGLRFKEIPVLDSLTSSTHFVSPAVYGLVLAGAAISPEILAILCAFFLWGVASHAFGAVQDVVPDREGGIGSVATAFGAAATVRLAMACWAAAGLVLCFIGWPGALAAVLVVPYIALAWPYRSVSDADSGSANGGWRHFLWVNYLVGFLATLLLILTALGS, from the coding sequence ATGCGCAGTGACGCGGCGGTTCGACGTGGCGTGCTGCGCCAGCTGGTGACCGCCTCGCGGCCGCTGAGCTGGATCAACACGGCGTTCCCGTTCGCCGCCGCCTACTACCTCAGCACGGGCGAGGTCAATGCGGCACTCGTCGTCGGCTCGGTCTTCTTCCTGATCCCGTACAACCTCGCCATGTACGGCATCAACGACGTCTTCGACTACGCGTCCGACGTCGCGAACCCCCGCAAGGGCGGGGTCGAGGGGGCGCTGCTCGACACCGCCATGCACCGCACGACGCTCGTTGTCGCCGGGGCGCTCTGCGCGCCCTTCATCGTGGTGCTCTGCGCCCTGGGCTCGCCGGCATCCTGGCTCGTGCTGGCGGTGAGTCTGTTCGCCGTGGCCGCCTACTCCGTTCCCGGACTGCGCTTCAAAGAGATCCCCGTGCTCGATTCGCTCACCTCGAGTACCCACTTCGTCTCGCCTGCGGTGTACGGCCTCGTGTTGGCCGGAGCCGCGATCAGCCCCGAGATCCTCGCAATCCTCTGTGCATTCTTCCTCTGGGGGGTCGCGAGCCACGCCTTCGGCGCCGTGCAGGACGTCGTGCCCGACCGGGAGGGTGGGATCGGTTCCGTCGCGACGGCATTCGGGGCCGCCGCGACGGTTCGCCTCGCGATGGCCTGTTGGGCCGCTGCTGGGCTCGTGCTCTGCTTCATCGGGTGGCCCGGCGCGCTCGCGGCAGTCCTCGTCGTCCCGTACATCGCTCTCGCGTGGCCGTATCGTTCGGTCAGCGACGCCGATTCCGGTAGCGCCAACGGCGGCTGGCGCCATTTCCTGTGGGTCAACTACCTCGTCGGCTTCCTCGCCACGCTGCTGCTGATCCTGACGGCGCTGGGCTCCTGA
- a CDS encoding lycopene cyclase domain-containing protein → MSYLVLSAVALTIAVGVAASALLIRRPARLGSAVAAAALTAAVLVVLTAVFDSLMIAAGLMEYTAEHLLGWFIGLAPIEDFAYPIAAVILLPALWLLAAPRPRYQRTVGADHAQ, encoded by the coding sequence ATGAGTTACCTCGTGCTCAGCGCCGTTGCCCTCACGATCGCGGTCGGGGTTGCGGCATCCGCACTGCTCATCAGGCGGCCCGCCCGGCTCGGGTCCGCCGTGGCCGCCGCCGCGCTCACGGCTGCGGTGCTCGTCGTGCTGACGGCGGTCTTCGACAGCCTCATGATCGCCGCAGGGCTGATGGAGTACACCGCGGAGCACCTGCTCGGCTGGTTCATCGGCCTGGCGCCGATCGAGGACTTCGCCTACCCGATCGCCGCCGTGATCCTGCTGCCTGCGCTCTGGCTGCTCGCCGCGCCGCGGCCACGCTACCAACGCACGGTTGGGGCCGATCATGCGCAGTGA
- a CDS encoding lycopene cyclase domain-containing protein: MTALYLLILAGTIACMALLDRRFGLFFWRDARRASLVLGLGVAFFVLWDIAGIALGIFLRGQNEISTGIMLGPEFPLEELLFLVFLCYLTMVVFNGARLLLDRRVRVDDTARVGKGAR; the protein is encoded by the coding sequence GTGACGGCGCTCTACCTGCTCATCCTGGCCGGCACGATCGCGTGCATGGCGCTGCTCGACCGCCGATTCGGCCTGTTCTTCTGGCGGGATGCGCGGCGGGCGTCCCTGGTGCTCGGCCTCGGCGTTGCCTTCTTCGTGCTCTGGGACATCGCCGGCATCGCGCTCGGGATCTTCCTGCGTGGACAGAATGAGATCTCGACCGGCATCATGCTCGGCCCCGAGTTCCCGCTCGAGGAACTCCTCTTCCTCGTCTTCCTCTGCTACCTGACGATGGTTGTGTTCAACGGGGCCAGGCTCCTGCTCGACCGTCGGGTGCGTGTCGACGATACGGCGCGCGTCGGGAAGGGGGCGCGATGA
- the crtI gene encoding phytoene desaturase family protein — protein sequence MSHTLNVQARVPIGGRRGNNQAGRASATVIGGGIAGLATAALLGREGYAVTLLEASDQLGGRAGTWEADGYRFDTGPSWYLMPEVFDHFFRLLGTSSAEQLELQRLDPGYRVFAEGSESPIDVVADFEGNVALFDSIEAGAGEALRRYVASASDAYELAIGRFLYNTFDDPRSLIGVDVLRRGPAIARLGTRSLSDLIETHVSDPRLQQVLGYPAVFLGSSPFEVPSLYHLMSHLDLADGVYYPLGGFSTVIERIAALAVAEGVEVRTGARVTEITTAARPRRFGRARGVAHRATGVSYTDASGAVHSVESDVVVSAADLHFTETQLVPEGLRSYPEEWWDERNPGPGAVLVMLGVRGSLPELSHHNLFFTENWADNFSAIYGTPSFIPEPASIYVCRPSATDGSAAPVDHENLFVLVPVPADPGIGAGGLGRGGAAQVERAADAAIQQIASWAGIPDLAQRIVLRRTVGPADFATDLNAWRGGALGPAHTLRQSAFFRGRNASSRIDGLLYAGGSTIPGIGLPMCLISAELVVKKLRGERSGSPLKAPL from the coding sequence ATGAGCCACACACTGAACGTGCAGGCGAGGGTGCCGATCGGCGGCCGTCGCGGGAACAACCAGGCGGGGAGGGCGTCTGCGACGGTCATCGGGGGAGGCATCGCCGGGCTCGCGACGGCGGCTTTGCTCGGGCGGGAGGGCTACGCGGTCACACTGCTCGAGGCGAGCGACCAGCTCGGCGGGCGGGCGGGGACCTGGGAGGCGGACGGATACCGCTTCGACACCGGGCCGTCGTGGTACCTCATGCCTGAGGTGTTCGATCACTTCTTCCGCCTGCTCGGCACCTCCTCGGCTGAGCAGCTCGAGCTGCAGCGCCTCGACCCCGGCTACCGCGTCTTCGCGGAGGGGAGCGAGAGCCCGATCGACGTCGTGGCCGACTTCGAGGGCAATGTCGCCCTGTTCGATTCGATCGAGGCGGGCGCCGGCGAGGCGCTCCGGCGGTACGTCGCCTCGGCATCCGACGCCTACGAGCTCGCCATCGGGCGTTTCCTCTACAACACCTTCGACGACCCGCGCAGCTTGATCGGCGTCGACGTCCTGCGCCGTGGTCCAGCCATCGCGCGACTCGGAACGCGCTCCCTCAGCGACCTCATCGAGACGCACGTGAGCGACCCGCGACTGCAGCAGGTGCTCGGCTACCCGGCCGTCTTCCTGGGCTCATCGCCGTTCGAGGTGCCGAGCCTGTACCACCTGATGAGCCATCTCGACCTGGCCGACGGGGTCTACTATCCGCTCGGCGGTTTCAGCACCGTGATCGAGCGCATCGCCGCGCTCGCCGTCGCCGAGGGTGTCGAGGTGCGGACGGGGGCGCGGGTGACCGAGATCACGACCGCCGCTCGGCCGAGGCGGTTCGGCCGCGCCCGCGGCGTCGCACACCGGGCAACGGGGGTCAGCTACACCGACGCATCCGGTGCCGTGCACTCCGTCGAGAGCGACGTCGTCGTCTCGGCCGCCGATTTGCACTTCACGGAGACGCAACTCGTTCCGGAGGGACTGCGGAGCTACCCGGAAGAGTGGTGGGACGAGCGCAATCCGGGCCCTGGCGCCGTTCTCGTGATGCTGGGCGTGCGCGGATCACTGCCAGAGCTCAGCCACCACAACCTGTTCTTCACCGAGAACTGGGCAGACAACTTCTCGGCGATCTACGGCACGCCGAGCTTCATCCCCGAACCGGCATCCATCTACGTCTGCCGCCCGAGCGCCACCGATGGCTCGGCAGCACCCGTCGACCACGAGAACCTCTTCGTGCTCGTTCCCGTGCCGGCCGATCCGGGCATCGGAGCCGGTGGCCTCGGCCGGGGTGGGGCGGCACAGGTGGAGCGGGCAGCGGATGCCGCAATCCAACAGATCGCGTCGTGGGCTGGCATCCCCGATCTGGCGCAACGGATTGTGCTGCGCCGCACCGTCGGCCCAGCCGACTTCGCCACCGATCTCAACGCCTGGCGGGGCGGAGCGCTCGGACCGGCACACACGCTGCGGCAGAGCGCGTTCTTCCGGGGCAGGAACGCGTCATCGCGCATCGATGGGCTCCTCTACGCCGGCGGCAGCACGATCCCGGGGATCGGCCTGCCGATGTGCCTGATCAGCGCCGAACTCGTCGTCAAGAAGCTGCGCGGTGAACGCAGCGGGTCACCACTGAAGGCACCGCTGTGA